From one Streptomyces chromofuscus genomic stretch:
- a CDS encoding uridine kinase family protein, protein MGSQPPIPTRVVLLCGPSGSGKSLLSARSGLPVLRLDDFYKEGTDPTLPLVEGGSDIDWDHPASWDADAAVAAIGELCRTGRTDLPVYDISLSARTGAATLDIGRTPLFIAEGVFAAEIVSRCRELGVLADALCLSRGPVRTFRRRFVRDLKEGRKSVPFLLRRGWRLMRAERSIVARQTALGAHACDRDEAMGRLAAAAAGRCTTTRTAA, encoded by the coding sequence TTGGGTTCCCAGCCGCCCATACCCACCCGGGTCGTGCTGCTGTGCGGCCCGTCCGGCTCCGGCAAGTCCCTCCTCTCCGCCCGCTCCGGCCTGCCGGTCCTGCGGCTCGACGACTTCTACAAGGAGGGCACGGACCCGACGCTGCCGCTGGTCGAGGGGGGCTCCGACATCGACTGGGACCACCCGGCCTCGTGGGACGCGGACGCGGCCGTCGCGGCGATCGGGGAGCTGTGCCGCACGGGCCGTACCGACCTCCCCGTCTACGACATCTCACTCAGCGCCCGCACCGGCGCCGCGACCCTCGACATCGGGCGGACCCCACTGTTCATCGCTGAGGGCGTCTTCGCCGCCGAGATCGTCTCCCGCTGCCGCGAACTGGGCGTGCTGGCCGACGCGCTGTGCCTGAGCCGCGGCCCGGTGCGCACCTTCCGCCGGCGCTTCGTGCGCGACCTGAAGGAGGGCCGCAAGTCGGTGCCGTTCCTGCTGCGCCGCGGCTGGCGCCTGATGCGCGCCGAGCGTTCCATCGTCGCCCGCCAGACCGCGCTCGGCGCCCACGCCTGCGACCGGGACGAGGCGATGGGCCGCCTGGCCGCGGCGGCGGCCGGCCGCTGCACGACGACACGCACGGCGGCGTAA
- a CDS encoding FAD-binding oxidoreductase, whose translation MDTDRLAQRLSAVVGPAHVLRDPALCASYETDFTGRYRGRARLVVRPGDTAQVAQVLRLCHAAGVPVVAQGGNTGLVGASVPTPDGGEVVLSLRRLDCIGDVDPAAGQVTVGAGVVLSDLHRHVAAYGLQFGVDLAARDSATLGGMIATNAGGERVVRYGTTRANVAGLEAVLADGTVLDRLAGLPKDNTGYDLTGLLIGSEGTLAVVTRARLRLVPRLPERVTALVGLDSLRAALDLVARLRVLDSLELAEFFMAEGLALVLETTGLPAPFRTAYPVYLLVECAGRRDPAEELADVLDGAGPGETAVALADADRRRLTAYRERHTESINAAGVPLKLDVTLPLAELPGFVAELPRVLAGRGRPYLFGHLAEGNLHVNLLDVAAEDEEAVTSAVLQRVAAVGGSISAEHGVGRAKARHLRLSRSEAEIAVMRSVKAALDPQGVLNPGVVLDG comes from the coding sequence GTGGATACCGATCGTCTCGCCCAGCGGCTGTCCGCCGTCGTCGGGCCGGCCCATGTCTTGCGCGACCCCGCGCTGTGCGCCTCGTACGAGACCGACTTCACCGGCCGTTACCGGGGCCGCGCCCGGCTGGTGGTGCGGCCCGGCGACACCGCCCAGGTGGCTCAGGTGCTGCGGCTGTGCCACGCGGCCGGCGTGCCGGTGGTCGCGCAGGGCGGCAACACCGGGCTGGTCGGCGCTTCGGTGCCGACGCCGGACGGAGGCGAGGTCGTGCTGTCGCTTCGGCGGCTGGACTGCATCGGGGACGTCGACCCGGCCGCGGGGCAGGTGACGGTCGGTGCCGGTGTCGTGCTGTCCGACCTGCACCGCCATGTCGCCGCGTACGGACTTCAGTTCGGCGTCGACCTGGCCGCCCGGGACTCGGCGACCCTGGGCGGGATGATCGCGACCAACGCGGGCGGCGAGCGGGTCGTGCGGTACGGCACCACGCGGGCCAACGTGGCCGGGCTGGAGGCCGTGCTGGCCGACGGGACCGTGCTGGACCGGCTGGCCGGGCTGCCCAAGGACAACACCGGGTACGACCTGACCGGCCTGCTGATCGGCAGTGAGGGGACGCTGGCGGTGGTGACGCGTGCCCGGCTGCGGCTGGTGCCCCGGCTGCCGGAGCGGGTGACCGCGCTGGTGGGGCTCGACTCGCTGCGGGCTGCGCTCGATCTGGTGGCGCGACTGCGGGTGCTGGACTCGCTGGAGCTGGCGGAGTTCTTCATGGCCGAAGGGCTCGCGCTGGTGCTGGAGACGACCGGGCTGCCCGCCCCGTTCCGGACGGCCTACCCGGTGTATCTGCTGGTGGAGTGCGCGGGGCGGCGCGATCCGGCCGAGGAACTGGCCGACGTGCTCGACGGGGCGGGGCCGGGGGAGACGGCGGTCGCGCTGGCGGACGCCGACCGGCGGCGGCTGACCGCCTACAGGGAGCGGCACACCGAGTCGATCAACGCGGCGGGGGTTCCGCTGAAGCTGGACGTGACGCTTCCGTTGGCCGAGCTGCCCGGCTTCGTCGCCGAGCTGCCACGGGTGCTGGCGGGGCGGGGGCGGCCGTATCTTTTCGGGCACTTGGCGGAGGGCAACCTGCACGTCAACCTGCTGGACGTGGCGGCCGAGGACGAGGAGGCGGTCACCAGCGCTGTGCTTCAGCGGGTGGCGGCCGTGGGCGGGAGCATCAGCGCCGAGCACGGGGTGGGGCGGGCCAAGGCCCGCCATCTGCGCCTGAGCCGGTCGGAGGCGGAGATCGCGGTGATGCGGTCGGTGAAGGCGGCACTGGATCCGCAGGGGGTGCTCAATCCGGGGGTGGTGCTGGACGGTTAG